In the genome of Clostridium cylindrosporum DSM 605, one region contains:
- a CDS encoding PH domain-containing protein, whose amino-acid sequence MSTINPNKVFNFYQEVSIPDSIRPFISNNETVQFGVKTVRDVAVFTDKRILVVDKQGLTGKKVEYYSIPFKSIVTYAVETAGTFDLDSEIKLMLSGGISIELKFFKDKNMNALLLKVYEVINNFVVG is encoded by the coding sequence ATGAGTACTATAAATCCAAACAAGGTATTTAATTTTTATCAAGAAGTTTCTATTCCAGATAGTATAAGACCATTTATATCAAATAATGAGACTGTTCAATTTGGTGTAAAAACAGTTAGAGATGTAGCTGTTTTTACTGATAAGCGTATATTAGTTGTTGATAAGCAAGGTTTAACTGGAAAAAAAGTTGAGTATTATTCTATACCATTTAAAAGTATTGTTACATATGCTGTTGAGACAGCAGGTACATTTGATTTAGATTCAGAAATTAAATTAATGCTATCAGGTGGAATTAGTATAGAACTTAAATTCTTTAAAGACAAGAATATGAATGCACTTCTTTTAAAAGTATATGAAGTAATAAATAATTTTGTTGTAGGATAG
- a CDS encoding NADH:flavin oxidoreductase, producing MSHLLKPLEIKNLKLKNRLVMPPLATEKSKEYGRISKELLDYYDEKSEGGHISLIIVEHAFVSEEGRASKGQMSIADDSIIDDLKKLANIIHSNGSKAVMQINHAGIKANKENTGLDPVGPSLLEGENKELSIEGIKDIVEKFKVAALRAKKAGFDGVEIHAAHGYLLSQFFSPITNKRNDEYGGAVLSRIKIHLEVIKAVIDAVGKDYPVLIRFGASDYMDGGSTIEDGKVAAKEFQKAGVDILDISGGLCGAVVQGLDGQGYFAPLSEAIKDVVSIPVILTGGITDASVAEKLLKEEKADLIGVGRAILRDSTWAKKAIESLK from the coding sequence ATGTCGCATTTACTTAAACCCTTAGAAATTAAAAACCTAAAGTTAAAAAATAGATTAGTTATGCCACCTTTAGCTACTGAAAAGTCAAAGGAATATGGAAGAATTAGTAAAGAACTTTTAGATTATTATGATGAAAAGTCTGAAGGAGGACATATATCATTAATTATTGTTGAACATGCCTTTGTTTCCGAGGAAGGTAGGGCAAGTAAAGGACAAATGTCCATAGCAGATGATAGTATTATTGACGATTTGAAAAAGCTTGCTAATATTATACATAGCAATGGTTCTAAGGCAGTTATGCAAATTAATCATGCTGGGATCAAGGCAAACAAAGAGAATACAGGACTAGATCCAGTTGGACCATCATTATTAGAAGGTGAAAATAAAGAGCTTAGTATAGAAGGAATTAAAGATATAGTTGAAAAATTTAAGGTAGCTGCACTGCGAGCAAAAAAAGCTGGCTTTGATGGAGTGGAGATTCACGCAGCGCATGGATATCTTTTAAGCCAATTCTTTTCACCTATAACAAATAAAAGAAATGATGAGTATGGAGGAGCGGTTTTAAGTAGAATAAAGATTCATCTAGAAGTTATCAAAGCAGTTATAGATGCTGTAGGTAAAGACTACCCTGTTCTCATTCGTTTTGGAGCATCAGATTATATGGATGGTGGAAGTACAATTGAAGATGGGAAGGTTGCTGCAAAGGAGTTTCAAAAAGCAGGAGTTGATATACTAGATATATCTGGTGGACTTTGTGGTGCTGTAGTACAAGGTCTTGATGGACAAGGATATTTTGCACCTCTTTCTGAGGCAATTAAAGATGTTGTATCTATTCCAGTTATACTAACAGGTGGAATTACTGATGCAAGTGTTGCTGAGAAATTACTTAAAGAGGAAAAAGCAGATTTAATTGGTGTAGGTAGAGCAATACTTAGAGACTCAACCTGGGCTAAAAAGGCTATTGAAAGTCTTAAATAA
- the cooS gene encoding anaerobic carbon-monoxide dehydrogenase catalytic subunit, whose product MSEEIKERLEGRVSYHDSVEEMLKRIRTDGLSSVFSRWEQQEKIRCKFCLQGLSCQLCTHGPCRINEKTGVEKGVCGIGPDAMAMRNLLMRNIMGAATYGHHAYEAFRTLKATGEGKTSFKITDVNKLKWMCEKVGIDTNQDINQLAIKLADFLDSEMKINPDRESVMVEAFAPKKRKPVWKELHIYPSGVEHEVQNSIASCLTNVDGSYVSLARKALRLGLSTIYTAQIGLEMVQDILFGTPMPHEVDVDMGIMDPDYVNIAFNGHQPWVAVATLQKARTEEYQEKARKAGAKGLRIVGSIETGQELLQRFDVDDVFVGLMGNWIALEPFLATGTVDALVMDENCSPPAIDQYAEKYQVSLISASTIIGVPGTGHEMPYYPAKADEMADSCIDIAIENFKKRHGKIEPMVPKSVKKAIAGFSTEAVLGAIGNDLNVLVDVIAKNQIKGIVALANCATLRNGPHDWNTVNLTKELIKKNILVVAGGCGNHGLEVAGLCNMDAVEEAGEGLKSVCKALGIPPVLSFGTCTDTGRMSMLVTALADHLDVDIPDLPIAVTAPEWMEQKATIDGIFAVAYGAYTHLSPVPFITGAPDLVKLVTEDVEGLTGGKVALGDDPVQVANDIEAHIIKKRKGMGLE is encoded by the coding sequence ATGTCTGAAGAAATCAAAGAAAGACTAGAAGGTCGAGTAAGTTATCATGATTCTGTAGAAGAAATGCTTAAAAGAATAAGAACAGATGGACTTTCAAGTGTATTTTCAAGGTGGGAACAACAGGAGAAGATACGTTGTAAGTTTTGTCTACAAGGGTTAAGTTGTCAGCTATGTACACATGGTCCTTGTAGAATTAATGAAAAAACTGGTGTTGAAAAAGGTGTTTGTGGTATAGGCCCAGATGCTATGGCAATGAGAAATCTTTTAATGAGAAATATTATGGGTGCAGCTACATATGGTCATCATGCATACGAAGCTTTTAGAACATTAAAGGCTACTGGTGAAGGTAAAACTTCTTTCAAAATTACTGATGTTAATAAGTTAAAATGGATGTGTGAAAAAGTTGGAATTGATACAAATCAAGATATTAACCAACTTGCAATTAAGCTAGCAGATTTTCTTGACTCAGAAATGAAGATAAATCCTGACCGTGAAAGTGTTATGGTAGAGGCTTTTGCTCCTAAGAAAAGAAAGCCTGTATGGAAAGAACTACATATTTATCCTTCAGGAGTAGAACATGAGGTTCAAAATAGTATTGCAAGCTGCTTAACTAATGTAGACGGAAGCTACGTATCTTTAGCTAGAAAAGCCCTTAGACTAGGCTTATCTACTATTTATACTGCACAAATTGGACTAGAAATGGTTCAAGATATTTTATTTGGAACACCAATGCCTCATGAAGTTGATGTAGACATGGGAATTATGGACCCAGACTATGTAAATATAGCATTTAATGGTCATCAGCCATGGGTTGCAGTAGCAACACTTCAAAAAGCTAGAACAGAAGAATATCAAGAAAAGGCTAGAAAAGCTGGTGCAAAGGGTCTTAGAATAGTAGGTTCAATCGAAACAGGACAGGAACTACTTCAAAGATTCGATGTAGATGATGTTTTTGTTGGACTTATGGGGAACTGGATAGCTCTTGAGCCATTCCTTGCAACAGGTACTGTAGATGCTCTTGTTATGGATGAAAACTGTTCTCCTCCAGCTATTGATCAATACGCTGAAAAGTATCAAGTATCACTTATTAGTGCAAGTACTATTATAGGAGTACCAGGTACTGGGCATGAGATGCCATATTATCCAGCAAAGGCTGATGAAATGGCAGATAGCTGTATTGATATTGCAATTGAAAACTTTAAGAAGAGACATGGAAAAATAGAACCTATGGTTCCAAAGAGTGTAAAGAAAGCAATTGCAGGGTTCTCTACAGAAGCAGTTTTAGGTGCTATTGGAAATGACCTTAATGTACTTGTAGATGTAATTGCAAAGAATCAAATTAAGGGAATTGTTGCTCTAGCAAACTGTGCGACTTTAAGAAATGGTCCACATGACTGGAACACTGTAAATCTTACTAAGGAACTAATTAAGAAGAATATACTAGTGGTTGCTGGAGGTTGTGGTAATCATGGTTTAGAAGTTGCTGGACTATGTAATATGGATGCAGTTGAGGAAGCGGGAGAGGGGCTAAAGTCAGTATGTAAAGCTTTAGGAATTCCTCCAGTGCTAAGCTTTGGTACTTGTACTGATACAGGAAGAATGTCTATGCTTGTAACTGCTTTAGCAGATCATCTAGATGTGGATATACCAGATCTTCCTATAGCTGTTACTGCTCCAGAATGGATGGAACAAAAAGCTACAATAGATGGTATATTTGCAGTAGCCTATGGAGCATATACACATCTTTCTCCAGTACCATTTATTACAGGAGCACCTGACCTTGTAAAACTTGTTACAGAGGATGTTGAAGGTCTAACTGGTGGAAAGGTAGCACTAGGAGACGATCCTGTTCAAGTTGCTAATGATATAGAAGCTCATATTATTAAGAAAAGAAAAGGTATGGGACTTGAATAA
- a CDS encoding amino acid permease: MNKRDSINSINEDEKGGLNAYSLAGIGIGGIIGAGLFLGSSMAIRQAGPSVILAFLFGGLIMSQVLGAMTSISINRPVQGSFRVYTEELLGKFSGFVLGWIVFVSGILSLGSEAIAIGVFLKYFMPSIAPSVFAIVALIIVIGINRLGTKYFGYIESIMAVIKIAIIAIFIFLGVFVIIKSGFLVRQNPFSNFHSFFANNISGFLQSMLIVVFTYNGISAIAMATSEVRKPATEIPRATIIVTLGIIILYVISMLVIVSTIEIESFNTNISPFIQSLNKMGYGWASTLINGVIVVAIFSVMIGTYYGCVQILVSLAGAGEAPRFIGKSTLKGFYKYSWLATGSIAVIVVLLGFAIGTKLFNYLVSSSSYFTFLNWSINLVTYIIWLKNRKEYEMHNSPLIKGRTGAIITIVVIIILTVISLGVRDFRVGFYVALIITVIISVFYRFINVKRMF; encoded by the coding sequence TTGAATAAAAGAGATTCTATAAATAGTATAAATGAAGATGAGAAAGGTGGGCTAAATGCTTATAGCTTGGCTGGAATAGGAATTGGAGGAATAATCGGAGCAGGTCTTTTTCTAGGTTCAAGTATGGCTATAAGGCAAGCAGGACCTTCTGTTATACTTGCCTTTTTATTTGGTGGTTTAATAATGTCACAAGTACTAGGAGCTATGACAAGTATAAGCATAAACAGACCTGTGCAAGGTTCTTTTAGGGTATATACAGAAGAGCTTTTAGGGAAATTTTCAGGATTTGTCTTAGGGTGGATTGTATTTGTATCAGGTATTTTATCATTAGGCTCTGAAGCGATAGCCATAGGAGTATTCTTAAAATATTTTATGCCTAGTATAGCGCCTTCAGTATTTGCTATAGTTGCACTTATTATAGTAATCGGAATAAATAGACTTGGAACCAAGTATTTTGGCTATATAGAGTCTATAATGGCTGTTATAAAAATTGCTATAATAGCTATTTTTATTTTTCTAGGTGTTTTTGTAATCATAAAAAGTGGTTTTTTAGTTAGGCAAAATCCATTTAGTAACTTTCACAGCTTTTTTGCTAATAATATATCAGGTTTTCTTCAATCAATGTTAATAGTAGTGTTTACCTATAATGGTATAAGTGCAATTGCTATGGCAACATCTGAGGTAAGAAAACCAGCTACAGAAATACCTAGGGCAACAATAATTGTAACCTTGGGAATTATAATACTATATGTTATTTCCATGCTAGTTATTGTCTCAACTATTGAAATTGAATCATTTAATACTAACATATCACCATTTATTCAAAGTTTGAATAAAATGGGTTATGGATGGGCATCAACATTAATAAATGGAGTTATAGTTGTAGCTATATTCTCTGTAATGATAGGAACTTATTATGGATGTGTTCAGATTCTTGTGTCATTAGCAGGAGCAGGGGAAGCGCCAAGATTTATAGGAAAATCTACTTTAAAGGGATTTTATAAGTATTCATGGCTAGCAACAGGTTCAATTGCAGTCATAGTTGTATTACTAGGATTTGCTATTGGAACTAAGCTTTTTAATTATTTAGTATCTTCATCATCTTATTTTACTTTTCTTAATTGGAGTATTAATTTAGTAACTTATATTATATGGTTAAAGAACAGGAAAGAGTATGAGATGCATAACTCCCCTTTAATTAAAGGACGTACTGGAGCAATTATAACAATTGTAGTTATAATTATTCTAACTGTTATAAGTTTAGGGGTAAGGGATTTTAGAGTTGGCTTTTATGTAGCTCTTATTATCACTGTCATTATTTCTGTTTTTTATAGGTTTATAAATGTAAAAAGAATGTTTTAG
- a CDS encoding 3'-5' exonuclease has protein sequence MHYIIFDLEFNQDFSSTPQIAVHGQKYPFEIIQIGAIKLDSNLRTVSTFNRYIKPTIYSKISPFITELTGITTKQLLVEKSFPNVYRDFIDFIDDKESIFCIWGPSDIKEIFRNADYHKLDRNLLPKMFINIQSYVSKHLGFSSKNLIGLQNAVDTLNIPKVYEFHNAFYDAYYTSEIFKKIYTSSIEPKQYNPSYVRIKPRKQKVDIDYDGLMGQFSKMYDREMTQEEQEIIKLAYKMGRTHQFIKKSSNEN, from the coding sequence ATGCATTATATTATTTTTGATTTAGAGTTTAATCAAGATTTTTCTTCTACACCACAAATAGCAGTACATGGTCAAAAGTATCCCTTTGAAATTATTCAAATTGGTGCAATAAAGTTAGATTCAAATTTAAGAACAGTTTCTACTTTTAATAGATATATAAAGCCAACTATTTATTCAAAAATAAGCCCCTTTATAACAGAATTAACTGGTATTACAACTAAGCAACTCCTAGTTGAAAAATCATTTCCTAATGTTTATAGAGATTTTATTGATTTTATTGATGATAAAGAGTCAATATTTTGTATTTGGGGGCCTTCAGATATAAAAGAAATATTCAGAAATGCAGATTATCATAAACTTGACAGAAACCTTTTGCCTAAAATGTTTATTAATATTCAATCCTATGTTTCAAAGCATTTAGGCTTTTCAAGTAAAAACTTAATTGGGCTTCAAAATGCAGTAGATACCCTTAATATCCCTAAAGTATATGAGTTTCATAACGCATTTTACGATGCTTACTATACTTCGGAAATATTTAAAAAAATATATACTTCATCTATCGAGCCAAAGCAATACAATCCATCCTATGTAAGAATTAAACCTAGAAAACAAAAAGTAGATATAGATTATGATGGTCTTATGGGACAATTTAGTAAAATGTATGATAGGGAAATGACACAGGAAGAACAAGAGATAATTAAATTAGCTTATAAAATGGGTAGAACACATCAGTTTATAAAAAAGTCTTCTAATGAAAATTAA
- a CDS encoding rhodanese-like domain-containing protein has translation MKKVSLVLLGFILIFSVILSGCSKKVAVVDSKQGEKIAQSSKADAFITPKQLKSIKDKGDKELILIGVLDPKKSLIPGNISASPIEGTFTVWRSDYTGKGSKEAISPEVSGYRKSKEEIENLLSKAGATEKSKIVIYSADKHHDAARLYWQIKTLGHSDVRFLDGGLNAWVGAGYPTGKGRKLADESKKTEYKAPSYNIDNFDANINKVTEALNNPNEWVVIDTRSKDEFDGKTTPSSKGAFGTGRIRGTINIDWSKAVNKEDTTIKSMDELKAIYGDKIKGKKVIAFCQSGVRSAFTYMILTNVLGAKDVYNYDGSWIEWSYVASEASKGKVDKNLRDKVINLTEVWTDNKSEIK, from the coding sequence ATGAAAAAGGTATCATTAGTTTTATTAGGTTTTATTTTAATTTTTTCGGTAATATTATCTGGTTGTTCTAAAAAAGTAGCAGTAGTTGATAGTAAACAAGGTGAAAAAATTGCTCAGTCTTCAAAGGCAGATGCATTTATTACACCTAAACAATTAAAATCTATAAAGGATAAAGGTGATAAGGAACTTATACTTATAGGAGTACTAGACCCTAAGAAGTCATTAATACCTGGAAATATTTCAGCTAGTCCTATAGAAGGAACTTTTACTGTTTGGAGATCAGATTACACAGGTAAGGGTTCAAAGGAAGCTATATCACCTGAAGTATCTGGTTATAGAAAGTCAAAGGAAGAAATTGAAAATCTATTATCTAAAGCAGGTGCTACTGAAAAATCAAAAATTGTTATATATTCAGCAGATAAACACCATGATGCTGCAAGACTATACTGGCAAATTAAAACATTAGGTCATAGTGATGTAAGATTTTTAGATGGTGGATTAAATGCTTGGGTTGGAGCAGGATACCCAACAGGTAAAGGAAGGAAACTTGCTGATGAATCTAAGAAGACAGAGTATAAAGCACCTAGTTACAATATAGATAATTTTGATGCAAATATTAACAAAGTAACTGAAGCTCTAAATAATCCAAATGAGTGGGTAGTTATTGACACAAGATCAAAGGATGAATTTGATGGTAAAACTACACCTTCATCTAAGGGAGCTTTTGGAACAGGAAGAATCAGGGGAACAATTAATATTGATTGGTCAAAGGCTGTTAATAAGGAAGATACTACAATAAAGTCTATGGATGAACTAAAAGCAATCTATGGAGATAAGATTAAGGGTAAAAAGGTTATAGCATTTTGCCAGTCAGGTGTAAGATCAGCATTTACTTATATGATACTTACAAATGTCCTTGGGGCTAAGGATGTATATAATTATGATGGTTCTTGGATAGAGTGGTCTTATGTAGCATCAGAAGCAAGTAAAGGGAAAGTTGATAAAAATTTAAGAGACAAAGTTATAAATCTTACAGAGGTATGGACAGATAACAAGTCAGAAATAAAATAA
- a CDS encoding YwbE family protein translates to MGGTVREDVKIGKRVKVVQKQDQRTGKLTEGIVAKLLTKSPNHPRGIKVMLEGGIVGRVQEILD, encoded by the coding sequence ATGGGCGGAACTGTAAGAGAAGATGTTAAAATAGGAAAAAGAGTAAAGGTTGTACAGAAACAGGATCAGAGAACAGGTAAGTTAACAGAAGGAATTGTAGCAAAGCTACTAACTAAGTCTCCCAACCATCCTCGAGGGATTAAAGTTATGTTAGAGGGTGGAATTGTTGGAAGAGTTCAGGAGATATTAGATTAA
- a CDS encoding protein adenylyltransferase SelO has product MIDSNVIIEPRWNLDNSYTTLPEAFYQSQKPTPVALPELVILNESLAESLGLEVDELKSEEGIEILAGNKLPEGSIPISQAYAGHQFGYFTMLGDGRAVLLGEQIKPQGGRYDIQLKGSGRTPYSRGGDGRAALGPMLREYIISEAMNALRIPTTRTLAVVKTGEDIVRDTRQPGAVMTRVAISHIRVGTFEYAAQWGSFEDLRELAEYSLERHFPDVESDGNPYLHLLQEVIKNQADLIAKWQLVGFVHGVMNTDNMTISGETIDYGPCAFMDTYDPETVFSSIDTHGRYAYGNQPYIAAWNLARLASALTPLLHNNQDQAVKLAEEAISNFNDLYKSNWLRGMLAKLGLFHKEEEDETLIQELLDIMHKHHADYTNTFRSLTIERPEDTVLFGTEEFTKWYEKWQNRLDKQEEPRDLAYQLMRNSNPSVIPRNHRVEEALEAAVKDGDYSVMKRLLDVLANPFAYSEKQDEYTRIPEASSCRYRTYCGT; this is encoded by the coding sequence ATTATAGATAGTAATGTGATAATAGAACCAAGATGGAATTTAGATAATAGTTATACTACTTTACCAGAAGCATTTTATCAAAGTCAAAAGCCAACTCCTGTGGCTTTACCTGAACTAGTAATTCTTAATGAATCCCTAGCAGAATCATTGGGACTAGAGGTTGATGAATTAAAAAGTGAAGAAGGTATAGAGATACTTGCTGGTAACAAGCTTCCAGAGGGGTCTATACCTATATCTCAAGCCTATGCAGGTCATCAGTTTGGATACTTTACAATGCTCGGAGATGGTAGAGCAGTACTTCTTGGGGAACAAATAAAGCCTCAAGGTGGAAGATATGATATCCAGCTAAAGGGTTCAGGTAGAACTCCATATTCACGTGGAGGAGATGGTAGAGCAGCACTTGGTCCTATGCTACGTGAATATATTATAAGTGAAGCTATGAATGCTCTTCGTATTCCTACTACTCGTACTTTAGCAGTTGTTAAAACCGGAGAGGATATAGTACGTGATACTAGGCAACCAGGTGCAGTCATGACTCGTGTAGCTATTAGTCATATACGTGTAGGTACATTTGAATATGCTGCACAGTGGGGAAGTTTTGAAGATTTAAGAGAACTTGCTGAATATTCATTGGAAAGACATTTTCCTGACGTTGAAAGTGATGGAAACCCATACCTACATCTACTTCAAGAAGTAATCAAAAATCAAGCTGACCTTATTGCTAAGTGGCAATTAGTAGGATTTGTTCATGGGGTTATGAATACTGACAATATGACTATAAGCGGAGAAACCATCGATTATGGTCCTTGTGCTTTTATGGATACCTATGATCCAGAAACTGTATTTAGTTCTATTGATACTCATGGAAGATATGCCTATGGTAATCAGCCATATATTGCAGCATGGAATCTAGCAAGACTTGCTAGTGCTTTAACTCCACTTCTTCACAATAATCAGGACCAGGCTGTAAAATTAGCAGAAGAAGCTATCTCAAACTTCAATGATTTATATAAATCTAATTGGCTTAGAGGAATGCTTGCAAAGCTTGGATTGTTCCATAAAGAGGAAGAGGATGAAACTCTTATTCAAGAGCTACTAGATATAATGCATAAGCATCATGCAGATTATACTAATACTTTCCGTTCATTAACTATTGAAAGACCAGAGGATACAGTTCTATTTGGTACTGAAGAATTTACTAAATGGTATGAAAAGTGGCAGAATAGACTTGATAAGCAGGAAGAACCAAGAGATTTAGCATATCAGCTTATGAGAAACTCAAACCCTTCAGTAATCCCACGTAATCATAGAGTGGAAGAAGCACTAGAAGCAGCAGTTAAAGATGGAGATTATAGTGTAATGAAGCGTCTTCTTGATGTTCTTGCAAATCCTTTTGCATATTCTGAGAAGCAAGATGAATATACAAGGATACCTGAGGCATCAAGTTGTAGATACAGAACCTATTGTGGTACTTAA
- a CDS encoding AEC family transporter: MEYMNIINQIIILFLIIIVGFIAGKNKIISQEANVTLSKILLNITLPFLIISAFNFDFSKNMLKTAVTILIISIFVHGTLSIVSLILYKKQEEGVRKVLRFITIFSNCGFIGYPVAGSIYGSEGIFYAAIYNVGFNIFVWTIGILIFQSGNVKGKGLLRKVFINPGIISVSIGMTLFVFSIKLPYVISETIKLIGNITIPLSMIIVGVSLCGTSLKSAFKEGVYYYASFFRLVLVPLVVYFILTLFKFKGIYLGIPLIVSAMPAAANTVTFAQIYNGDVSCATKITIVSTIFSAITLPLMVLLLK; encoded by the coding sequence ATGGAATACATGAACATTATCAATCAAATAATAATCTTATTCTTAATTATAATTGTAGGATTTATAGCTGGGAAAAATAAAATAATATCACAGGAAGCTAATGTTACACTATCAAAAATCCTACTAAATATCACACTTCCTTTTCTAATTATATCTGCATTTAATTTTGACTTTTCAAAGAATATGCTAAAAACAGCGGTTACTATACTCATAATATCAATTTTTGTTCATGGAACTCTCTCAATTGTTAGTTTAATTTTATATAAAAAGCAAGAAGAAGGTGTAAGAAAGGTTTTAAGGTTTATTACTATATTCTCTAACTGCGGATTTATAGGATATCCTGTGGCAGGAAGTATATATGGAAGTGAAGGAATATTCTATGCAGCTATTTACAATGTAGGATTTAATATATTTGTATGGACGATAGGAATCTTAATATTTCAATCTGGAAATGTAAAAGGTAAAGGTCTTTTAAGAAAAGTTTTTATCAATCCAGGTATTATATCGGTGAGTATAGGCATGACTTTATTTGTATTTTCTATTAAATTACCATATGTTATTTCAGAAACAATAAAATTAATAGGAAATATAACAATTCCTCTTTCTATGATAATTGTTGGCGTTAGCCTATGTGGTACAAGCCTCAAGTCTGCATTTAAAGAAGGTGTTTATTACTATGCATCCTTTTTTAGATTAGTTTTAGTACCACTTGTAGTTTATTTTATTTTAACTTTATTTAAATTTAAAGGAATATATCTTGGAATTCCTCTTATAGTATCCGCTATGCCCGCTGCGGCAAATACAGTTACTTTTGCACAAATATATAATGGAGATGTAAGTTGTGCTACTAAAATAACAATAGTGAGTACAATATTTTCGGCTATTACACTACCATTAATGGTTCTACTATTAAAATAA